Proteins co-encoded in one Dehalogenimonas sp. WBC-2 genomic window:
- the rpsP gene encoding 30S ribosomal protein S16 yields MLKIKLRRMGAPKKPSYRIVVADSHTSRNGAFIEIIGHYDPMTNPETVKIEAEKAKSWMVKGAQPTDTAARLLKKAGVL; encoded by the coding sequence ATGTTAAAAATCAAACTGCGCAGAATGGGTGCCCCGAAGAAGCCAAGCTATAGGATTGTTGTTGCCGATTCTCATACTTCACGCAACGGCGCTTTTATAGAGATTATCGGGCATTATGACCCAATGACCAACCCCGAAACTGTTAAGATTGAGGCTGAGAAGGCTAAAAGTTGGATGGTCAAAGGTGCTCAACCTACCGACACCGCAGCCAGACTCCTGAAAAAAGCCGGAGTCCTGTAA
- a CDS encoding endonuclease V — translation MASLTFGKYNDITMNFNVLHDFHLTPAAAIALQTELALNVEAVDVSAKVELIAGVDVAAGRQGTIGRAAIVVVQYPSLEIVAESVYQGVTVMPYIPGLLSFRELPLIIPALEKLALTPDLFLVDGHGIAHPRRLGIASHLGLITGIPTVGCAKSRLCGEHKEIATVKGSSTDLLDDNEITGRVLRTKSCCKPLYISVGHKITLETAVAWVLKLDRGYRLPEPVRLAHKTAGEYCQAG, via the coding sequence TTGGCAAGCCTGACCTTCGGCAAGTATAATGACATAACGATGAATTTTAATGTGTTGCATGATTTTCATTTAACCCCTGCAGCGGCCATAGCATTACAGACAGAACTGGCATTGAATGTAGAGGCAGTTGATGTTTCAGCTAAAGTTGAATTGATAGCTGGGGTTGATGTGGCGGCGGGGAGGCAGGGCACCATCGGCCGCGCCGCCATAGTGGTGGTGCAGTATCCATCATTGGAAATTGTTGCTGAATCCGTTTATCAGGGCGTTACCGTTATGCCATATATTCCGGGATTGTTGTCGTTCCGTGAACTGCCTTTGATTATACCTGCGTTAGAAAAGCTGGCTCTGACACCCGATCTTTTTTTGGTTGATGGACACGGGATCGCGCACCCCAGGCGGCTTGGTATTGCCTCTCATCTGGGGCTTATTACCGGGATCCCGACTGTCGGCTGCGCAAAGTCGAGGCTTTGTGGTGAACATAAGGAGATTGCAACAGTTAAAGGCAGTAGTACTGATTTATTAGATGACAATGAAATTACAGGCAGAGTGTTGCGTACCAAGTCATGCTGTAAACCATTGTATATATCTGTAGGTCACAAGATCACTCTTGAAACAGCGGTGGCATGGGTGCTTAAATTAGACAGGGGTTACCGGCTGCCGGAACCGGTGCGGCTGGCACATAAAACCGCTGGAGAATACTGCCAGGCGGGCTAA
- the ylqC gene encoding KH domain RNA binding protein YlqC: MKELVEYIAKSLADKPEEVVVTEEQEEEGIKISLKVDDVDKGRIIGKQGRIAQAMRSLIRVKAAKAGTKARLEIL, from the coding sequence ATGAAAGAGCTAGTTGAGTACATTGCCAAATCCCTAGCAGACAAACCCGAAGAGGTGGTGGTAACAGAGGAACAGGAAGAAGAAGGCATTAAAATCTCCCTGAAGGTTGATGATGTGGATAAAGGCCGCATTATCGGCAAGCAGGGTCGTATTGCCCAGGCTATGCGTTCACTGATAAGAGTAAAAGCGGCCAAGGCCGGTACCAAGGCAAGACTCGAAATACTCTAA